GATGAGGTGGAGCAGCTCAGGGAAAAGGTGCTCATGGTCGGAAAGGGGATGCGGGAACTGGGGAAACAGAACGTTACGGTATGCCTCGCCGGCGGCCCCCGGCAGGGGATCTTGTTGAAACAGGCACTCAAGCAGCCCGATGTCGCCTACAAGGACCTGGTAACCTTCAACCCTGATTTCTCTCCGGAGAAGAGGGCGGACGCGGTACAGCAGATCGAGATCCAGGTGAAATATGAAGGGTATATTGTCCGCCAGCAGGCCATGGTGGAAAAGGTGCGGCGTCTTGACAAACTGGCCATTCCGGAAGATCTGGACTATTCCGCCCTGAAGGCGCTCTCCCGGGAGATCCGGGACCGGCTGGAAGATATACGGCCCACGAGCCTCGGCCAGGCGTCCCGCATCCCGGGGGTGACCCCCGCGGCCGTGTCGGCGTTGATGATATATATCAAGAGCAAGAACTCCCGCGCAGGTGAGTAAGTGCGTACGTGCGTACGTGCGACTAGGCCGATCTGTGTCCGCTTTTTCGCATTAACGCACGCACGCTTTACGCATGCACGTGGTTTATCGCATTAACGCACCCACGCTCCACGCATTCACGAGGTAAATGAACAGCCAATGAAAAAAAGCGCTTTAATTTCCCGTATCATGGATGGATCAAAAGCCATGGGGGTCGATCTCACAAAAGAGGGTGCAAACCGGCTGTTCATTTACCATTCCGAACTCGAGAAGTGGAACAGGAAGGTCAACCTGGTGTCCCGGAAGCAGCCGGACTGGGTGAGGATCCACTTCCTCGACTCCCTGGTCCCCCTTGGCATGGGGCTTATCTCAGGCAGCGAGCGCACGGTGGACCTGGGAGCGGGGGCCGGGTTTCCCGGTGTGCCCCTCAAGGTGGCCCGGCCCGGCCTGAAGCTGGACCTTGCGGAAGCGTCGGGGAAAAAATGTGCCTGGTTAAGCCACCTCCTTCGAACCCTGGAGTTGAAAGATGCCAGGGTACTGAGTGGGCGTTTCGAGGACCTCCTAGAGGAGGGACCGGGCGGACAGTACGATCTGGTTGTGAGCCGGGCCGCGGCCAGGCCGAAGGAGGTCTGGAAATGGGCCGACCGATTCCTGGTACCCGGAGGGAAAGCCCTTATCTATACGACAAGAGCCCTCGTGGACGAGGGGGTAGGTGTCGAGCATCCTTACACGGTGCCGGGTTCGAAGGTGCCAAGCGTGATCTGGGAGGTGCCGAAAAGATAATTTCAAATTTCAGATTCCAGATTTCAAACAACTGAACAGGTCGACATAACGCCATACCCTTGTAATTTGAAAGGTGATGGACTCGCAAAAAGTCCATCAACGCGCCCCGCGCGGGGCGCCCAAATCAATGACCCGCACTCTAAGTCATTGATTTGTAAGGAAAGGGAAAACGACGCTTTTTCCTTTCCGTGGAGCGAAAAGTCCCGGACTGGACTTTTCGCGACTCTATAAAAGGTGAAGTTTGAAATGGTTATCCCCCTGTCCGCATAGTGTTTCACGTGAAACACAGCCGATGGATACCATCGGCTGTGTAGGTTTACAGTCTACAGTTTACAGATTACTGTGAACCGTGAACTGTGAACCGTAAACTATGGACTTTTTATACCTTCTATATTACTTTTCTAAACTCAACGATGATAGGGTCGCAAAAAGTCCGTGCTGGCCTTTCGCTCAACGGAAAGGAAAAAGCGGGGTTTTTCCTTTCCTCACGGATCGCTGACATATTTGGCGGTCATCGATCCGGGCGCCGCTCCCAGGCGCGGCAGTTTTCACTGGTCATTGATTTGGGCGCCTCGCGCAGGGCGCGTTGATGATTTTTTACAAAGCCATCAACGATGATGATCGATGATCCAGGGGGTGGTTCCAGGGCCGCCCCCTTGTCTGTTTCCATTAAAACACCTGTTTTTAAAGGGAAAATGAAAACAAAAACCTTGATCACAGCCTATCTTCTAACAAAGCTCCTCTTCCTGTCCGTCTTTTTTGCCCGTCTGGAGGGCCGAAGGCTTGTCCTGAAACGGGCCAGGAGGAGCTGATCGAGATGTTTTTGTTTTCAAGCTGTCTACTGTCTCCTGTCTACTGTCTACTGACATGCGGCGGAGCGTGCCGCCTTGGGTAGGGTCATTACCATAGCCAACCAGAAGGGGGGGGTGGGGAAAACAACAACCGCAGTGAACCTTGCGGCTTCCCTGGCTGTCGCTGAACGCAGAACCCTCCTGGTGGATATGGACCCTCAGGCCAACGCTACCAGCGGTCTGGGAGTTGTGTCGGAAGAGCTCAAGGCTACCATGTACCAGGTGATGGTCACCTCGGAGTGCCTTGAAAAGGTGGTTCAAAAGACCGAGTTGGAGTTCCTGGAACTGGCCCCGTCCCATGTGGATCTTATCGGCGCCGAGGTGGAGCTGGTTTCGGCCCTCTCCAGGGAGACGATCCTGGTCCGGGCCCTCGAAGAGACGAGGCAGAGTTACGACTACGTGCTTATCGATTGCCCGCCGTCCCTGGGCATCCTGACTCTCAACGCACTGACAGCCGCCGATGCGGTGCTGGTGCCCCTGCAGTGCGAGTACTATGCCCTGGAAGGGCTGTCCAGGCTCCTGAACACCATCAAGCTGGTCAAGGGGGCCCTTAACCCCGCGGTGGAGCTGGAGGGCATCCTCCTGACAATGTTCGATCCCCGGAACAACCTGTCCCACCAGGTAGCCGAGGAGGCCAGGAACTACTTTCCCGGCAGGGTGTTTAAAACGGTGATCCCGAGGAACGTCAAGCTGAGCGAGGCCCCAAGCTACGGCCGCCCGGCCCTTCTTTACGACATCAACTCCCCGGGGGCCCAGGGGTACCTGGATCTGGCGCGGGAGATACTGAACGGAAAAGGATAATTTCAGATTCCACATTTCACTTTTCAAAAAAGCAGCGGTATGAAGCTTGATGACTTCGCAAAAAGTCATCATCGCGCCCCGCGCGGGGCGCCCAAATCAATGACCCGCACCGTAAGTCATTGATTTGTGAGGAAAGGGAAAACGACGCTTTTCCCTTTCCGTGGAGCGAAAAGTCCCGGATTGGACTTTTTGCGACTCTATCAAGCTTGTCCCTGAAATTTGAGACCTGGAGTTTGAAATTGAAAGGAAGCGTTGATGTCATCCGAGCGTAAACGGCAGGCCCTGGGCAAAGGTCTCGGGGCACTCATCCCCACCGTGGAGAAGGCGGCCGGGCAGGGGGAACTGGTCCATGTTCTTCTGGACGAGATTTTCCCCAACCCCGGACAGCCCCGCCGGCGCTTCGAGGAGGGGGCGTTGGGGGAGCTGGCCGACTCCATAAAAGAGCAGGGTGTTCTGCAGCCCCTGCTGGTCCGCCGGGTGCCGGGCGGTTACGAACTGGTGGCCGGCGAGAGGCGCCTGCGCGCCAGTCGCCTGGCAGGGCTGGACAGGGTCCCCGTCCTGGTTCGGGGTATCAAGGACGATCGCACACTGGAGCTTGCGCTCATCGAGAACATCCAGCGCGAGAACCTCAATCCGGTGGAAGAGGCTCAGGCGTATCGGGAGCTTCAGTCCCTGAACGCCTACACCCAGGAGGAAGTGGCCAGAAGGGTCGGGAAGGACCGGGCCACCGTGGCAAACGCTCTTCGTCTCCTGTCCCTTCCCGAGTTCGTGCGAGCCGAGCTCGTTGAGGGTACCATCTCGGCCGGCCATGCACGGGCCCTTTTGTCCCTCAAGGAAGAAAAGGCCATCCGGGAGATGATGGGGCGGATCCTGAAACGGGGCCTTTCGGTCAGAGAGGTTGAACTGGCTGTGTCGAAGGCTGTTTCGGGCAAGGAAAAGCGCCCGGACCCGGGGCCTGCCGGAAAGGTGTCGGCGGAAACCAGGGACCTGGAGAAAAGGCTCACCAGGGCCCTCGGCGCCAGGACCCGGATACACGAAGGCACCCGGGGTGGAAAGGTAGAGATCCGGTACGCGACCCTTGACGAGCTCAACGATATAGCGAAAAAGTTGCTAAGAGCTAAGAGCTAAGAGCTGGGAACCAGGAACCAGGCACTGGGAACTGCCACGTGTCAGCCTGGAACCTGGAACATGGAACATGAAACTCTAAACCGGAGGTTTAGCTTATGAATCGCAAGGAACCTGCAGCATCCCGCGGTGAGATCAAGGCGTTTCTCGGGGAAGGAACCGATTTCAAGGGTGTCCTCACGTTCGAGGGCACCGTTCGCATCGACGGAAAGCTCGAGGGCGAGGTCTACACAAAGGACACCCTCATCGTGGGTGAGAGCGCCGTGGTCAACGCCGAGATCAATGTGAACACCATCGTCATCTCCGGCGTCGTGCGGGGCAACATCAACGCTACAGGGAAGATCGAGGTTCACCGTCCCGGAAAGCTGTTCGGCAACGTCAAGACCCCCAGTATCTTTATCGAGGAGGGGGTTATCTTCGAGGGCAACTGTGCCATGGCTTTCGACGCGGGTGAGGATAAGAAGGTGTCCCCCTTCACCTCCCGGACGGGTAAAACCCTTTCCGAGGAGGAGCTGGCGTCAGCGTCAAAAACCGATTGAAGAATTCTGTGGGATACAGTATATTGTATACGGTATTCGGGTCCACAGGGTGACGTCCTTTGAGCGTTATGTGCGCCGGGTCTTTTTCGGCACCCTGTCGCTGGTCCTTTTGTTTGCAGGCATCTTCCTGCTTCTGGGATAT
This genomic interval from bacterium contains the following:
- the rsmG gene encoding 16S rRNA (guanine(527)-N(7))-methyltransferase RsmG, which translates into the protein MKKSALISRIMDGSKAMGVDLTKEGANRLFIYHSELEKWNRKVNLVSRKQPDWVRIHFLDSLVPLGMGLISGSERTVDLGAGAGFPGVPLKVARPGLKLDLAEASGKKCAWLSHLLRTLELKDARVLSGRFEDLLEEGPGGQYDLVVSRAAARPKEVWKWADRFLVPGGKALIYTTRALVDEGVGVEHPYTVPGSKVPSVIWEVPKR
- a CDS encoding polymer-forming cytoskeletal protein, which codes for MNRKEPAASRGEIKAFLGEGTDFKGVLTFEGTVRIDGKLEGEVYTKDTLIVGESAVVNAEINVNTIVISGVVRGNINATGKIEVHRPGKLFGNVKTPSIFIEEGVIFEGNCAMAFDAGEDKKVSPFTSRTGKTLSEEELASASKTD
- a CDS encoding AAA family ATPase, translated to MGRVITIANQKGGVGKTTTAVNLAASLAVAERRTLLVDMDPQANATSGLGVVSEELKATMYQVMVTSECLEKVVQKTELEFLELAPSHVDLIGAEVELVSALSRETILVRALEETRQSYDYVLIDCPPSLGILTLNALTAADAVLVPLQCEYYALEGLSRLLNTIKLVKGALNPAVELEGILLTMFDPRNNLSHQVAEEARNYFPGRVFKTVIPRNVKLSEAPSYGRPALLYDINSPGAQGYLDLAREILNGKG
- a CDS encoding ParB/RepB/Spo0J family partition protein; amino-acid sequence: MSSERKRQALGKGLGALIPTVEKAAGQGELVHVLLDEIFPNPGQPRRRFEEGALGELADSIKEQGVLQPLLVRRVPGGYELVAGERRLRASRLAGLDRVPVLVRGIKDDRTLELALIENIQRENLNPVEEAQAYRELQSLNAYTQEEVARRVGKDRATVANALRLLSLPEFVRAELVEGTISAGHARALLSLKEEKAIREMMGRILKRGLSVREVELAVSKAVSGKEKRPDPGPAGKVSAETRDLEKRLTRALGARTRIHEGTRGGKVEIRYATLDELNDIAKKLLRAKS